One Candidatus Zixiibacteriota bacterium DNA window includes the following coding sequences:
- the queF gene encoding NADPH-dependent 7-cyano-7-deazaguanine reductase QueF: MKKKSSNTSGLTILGQKAKPGKKLESFPNRSPNRYYLVTLETDEFTCICPITKQPDFASIRIQYVPDKKVLESKSFKLYLWSFRNKGVFHEHVVNVMLDDFTKAVDPHWCRITGDFNIRGGIGITVEAEHTKTSEAKEAIGL; this comes from the coding sequence ATGAAAAAGAAGTCGTCAAATACCAGCGGCTTGACCATACTTGGTCAAAAAGCCAAACCGGGTAAAAAACTCGAATCATTCCCTAATCGTTCGCCAAATAGATATTATTTAGTAACGCTTGAAACCGATGAATTTACCTGCATCTGCCCGATTACCAAACAACCGGATTTTGCCTCTATTCGAATACAGTACGTGCCGGATAAAAAAGTCTTGGAGTCGAAATCATTCAAGCTATATCTATGGTCGTTTCGCAATAAGGGCGTATTTCATGAACATGTTGTCAATGTTATGCTGGATGATTTCACCAAGGCTGTCGATCCCCATTGGTGCAGAATCACCGGCGATTTCAATATCAGGGGCGGCATCGGGATTACAGTTGAGGCCGAACATACAAAAACATCCGAGGCAAAAGAAGCGATAGGGCTATAG